Proteins encoded within one genomic window of Sulfurovum sp. XGS-02:
- the rpmB gene encoding 50S ribosomal protein L28, translating into MARRCDITGKGPLTGNNVSHANNKTKRRQLPNLRSVKITLEDGTTKRVKVAASTLRTMKKRAAQAATAE; encoded by the coding sequence ATGGCAAGAAGATGTGATATTACGGGTAAAGGCCCATTAACAGGAAACAATGTTTCTCACGCAAACAACAAAACAAAAAGAAGACAACTTCCAAACTTGAGATCTGTGAAGATCACACTTGAAGATGGAACAACAAAAAGAGTTAAAGTAGCTGCTTCTACACTTAGAACAATGAAGAAACGTGCTGCTCAAGCTGCCACAGCTGAGTAA
- a CDS encoding TrkA family potassium uptake protein, translating into MKATQKFKKFLNWRSAPKPHITLNDEYYGHLAPFRLPLILTVIVMLIGTMGYMLIDGFPLMDAIYQTGITFTTVGFGEIKPISDMGRIFTITLIIFGFVVFSIAVGIIAEVVKKGEFQKTAKERKMLYEIARLKHHFVVCYHNEFTIQVTKQLRENHIPFVVVDPREDMEEIAKKYHYPYFVTAEPHTEEGILKSHLSSAKGVITLADNIADNIATIASARLYESEIHRGKKFLIIANAKSSEDDQKLLKLGADKVVTATKLMAQRINAMAARPDMENLLQEFLYKTDTPLDMEEGKVFKTSWLALKKIKTARFRDVANVTVIGIRQKDGRFIPMPKGDTIIMPESKLLLIGTGEGIAKAKKIIRKKEKPEELKYV; encoded by the coding sequence TTGAAAGCCACACAAAAATTTAAAAAGTTTCTCAACTGGAGAAGCGCACCCAAACCTCATATTACACTAAATGATGAGTATTATGGTCATTTAGCCCCTTTTAGACTACCCCTTATACTAACCGTAATTGTTATGCTGATCGGTACGATGGGTTATATGCTTATTGACGGTTTTCCACTTATGGATGCCATTTACCAGACAGGTATCACATTTACTACCGTAGGTTTCGGAGAGATAAAACCCATATCAGATATGGGACGCATTTTCACCATCACCCTTATTATCTTTGGCTTTGTTGTCTTTTCTATTGCCGTGGGTATTATTGCAGAAGTCGTCAAAAAAGGTGAATTTCAAAAAACAGCCAAGGAGCGTAAAATGCTTTACGAAATTGCTAGACTTAAACACCATTTTGTTGTCTGTTATCATAATGAATTTACGATACAGGTAACCAAACAACTTCGTGAGAACCACATCCCTTTTGTGGTGGTTGATCCTAGAGAAGACATGGAAGAGATAGCAAAAAAATACCATTACCCTTACTTTGTAACAGCTGAACCCCACACAGAAGAAGGTATCTTGAAGTCACACCTCTCTTCGGCCAAAGGTGTGATCACGCTTGCAGACAATATTGCAGACAACATTGCGACCATTGCTTCTGCCAGACTCTATGAATCCGAGATACACCGCGGGAAAAAGTTCCTTATCATTGCCAATGCCAAAAGCAGTGAAGATGATCAAAAACTGCTTAAACTGGGAGCGGACAAGGTTGTCACTGCAACGAAGCTCATGGCGCAACGTATCAATGCTATGGCAGCACGTCCGGACATGGAAAATCTTCTCCAGGAATTTCTTTATAAAACAGATACCCCTCTTGATATGGAAGAGGGAAAAGTGTTTAAAACTTCATGGCTTGCACTGAAGAAAATCAAAACTGCACGTTTCAGAGATGTCGCCAATGTGACGGTGATCGGTATACGTCAAAAAGATGGCAGATTTATCCCTATGCCTAAAGGAGATACGATCATCATGCCAGAATCCAAGCTTTTACTCATCGGTACGGGTGAAGGTATCGCTAAAGCGAAAAAAATCATCCGTAAAAAAGAAAAACCTGAGGAACTTAAATATGTATAA
- a CDS encoding phosphoribosylanthranilate isomerase produces the protein MRVKICGITNLKDALHAVECGADALGFVFYNKSPRYITPAAAKRIIDQLPPFVERVGLFVNEGVETIDTVCRYSDISRAQIHFDVDEESLAAIGLQTLPVVRAKGPEDLTKFQDRYRLVDAYSEVYGGAGERLNLEWFNGIDCSKIILAGGLTPENLAQVKQLGFYGVDVSSGVESIKGKKDPEKVKQFITNAKSL, from the coding sequence ATGAGAGTGAAGATTTGTGGCATAACAAATTTAAAGGATGCGTTACATGCTGTAGAGTGCGGAGCAGATGCATTGGGTTTTGTTTTTTATAATAAATCCCCACGTTACATCACACCGGCAGCAGCGAAAAGAATCATCGATCAACTCCCCCCTTTTGTGGAAAGAGTGGGGCTCTTTGTCAATGAAGGTGTAGAGACGATAGATACAGTATGTAGATACTCAGATATATCACGTGCACAGATCCATTTTGATGTAGACGAAGAGTCTTTGGCAGCCATCGGTTTACAGACCTTGCCTGTAGTACGGGCAAAAGGTCCGGAAGATTTAACAAAATTTCAAGACAGGTATCGTTTGGTAGATGCGTATAGTGAAGTATATGGCGGTGCAGGAGAACGTCTGAATCTTGAATGGTTCAATGGCATCGACTGTTCTAAGATTATTTTGGCTGGAGGCTTAACCCCTGAGAATCTGGCACAAGTCAAACAACTTGGTTTTTATGGCGTGGACGTAAGTTCCGGTGTAGAATCCATTAAGGGGAAAAAAGACCCTGAAAAAGTGAAACAATTTATAACCAATGCAAAAAGTCTTTGA
- the rpe gene encoding ribulose-phosphate 3-epimerase, translated as MLVAPSILSADFGHLARDVAAICEGGCDLVHVDVMDGHFVPNLTIGPVVVEAVAQEANKPLDIHLMVENNTFFVDLFAPLKPEFISFHIEEEKHPHRLIQKIRALGIRPAITLNPHTPIEAIEFLLEEVDMVLLMSVNPGYGGQKFIPSVVEKAQRLKALIEKRNPKCLIEVDGGVNDQNVKELEAAGVDIVVAGSFVYKHPDGIEKAISALK; from the coding sequence ATGTTAGTAGCCCCAAGTATACTTTCCGCTGATTTTGGACATTTGGCGCGTGATGTTGCAGCCATTTGTGAAGGTGGTTGTGACCTTGTGCATGTTGACGTGATGGATGGCCATTTTGTACCAAACCTCACGATAGGACCTGTGGTTGTGGAAGCGGTAGCCCAAGAGGCAAACAAACCTTTGGATATACATCTTATGGTAGAGAACAATACATTTTTTGTAGACCTTTTCGCACCTTTGAAACCGGAGTTTATATCGTTTCATATCGAAGAGGAAAAACATCCTCATAGACTTATACAGAAAATACGTGCGTTGGGTATACGTCCTGCGATCACACTGAACCCGCATACACCGATTGAAGCGATAGAATTTTTGCTTGAAGAGGTAGATATGGTGCTTCTCATGAGTGTGAACCCTGGTTATGGCGGACAAAAGTTTATTCCTTCGGTTGTAGAAAAAGCACAGCGCCTCAAAGCATTGATAGAGAAGCGAAATCCAAAATGTCTGATAGAAGTAGATGGCGGTGTGAATGATCAAAACGTCAAAGAGCTGGAGGCAGCAGGTGTTGATATTGTTGTGGCCGGTTCGTTTGTCTATAAACATCCAGACGGTATAGAAAAAGCTATTTCTGCATTAAAATAA
- the argJ gene encoding bifunctional glutamate N-acetyltransferase/amino-acid acetyltransferase ArgJ, with protein MYKLIPLENGLENVAGFFCGATNVGMRKQPADSNASELDGDVAFIRSEQPCDISAVFTSNTFQAAPIKHFQKYPKGFQTDFVLINAKNANAMTGDKGIEDIESIMSTLSSKQNVLNPVMSSTGVIGYRLPIEKITSAFDRLDFNASNSHQAARAIMTTDSFKKEMAYKVVLANGNAFNIAAICKGAGMINPAMATMLCFIITDANIPKSDMDELLTGATEGSFNRISVDGDTSTNDTVMLLSNRQSAHYDKAAFAEALNKIMFELAMLILKDGEGANKLVAFEVKGAKSEEDAKRASMALSNSLLVKTALFGEDPNWGRIASTIGASGIACDDETLTIHYDDLLIYSSECRELDQVREEKAYEIMKQEHFKVTCDIGLGDASYTSYGCDLSYEYVKINAEYRT; from the coding sequence ATGTATAAGCTTATTCCACTTGAAAACGGTCTGGAGAATGTCGCAGGGTTCTTCTGTGGTGCGACCAATGTCGGTATGAGAAAACAACCTGCCGACTCTAATGCTTCTGAACTAGATGGTGATGTTGCCTTTATACGAAGTGAACAGCCTTGTGACATATCCGCTGTCTTTACGAGTAATACATTTCAAGCGGCACCCATCAAACATTTTCAAAAATATCCTAAAGGGTTTCAAACCGATTTTGTCCTCATCAATGCAAAAAATGCCAATGCCATGACGGGAGATAAAGGGATAGAAGATATAGAATCCATTATGTCGACACTCAGTAGCAAACAAAATGTTCTGAATCCTGTGATGAGCTCTACAGGTGTCATAGGGTACCGTTTGCCTATAGAGAAGATCACCTCGGCGTTTGATAGACTGGATTTCAATGCTTCAAATTCGCATCAGGCAGCCCGTGCCATCATGACGACGGACAGCTTCAAAAAAGAGATGGCATATAAAGTGGTACTTGCAAACGGTAACGCTTTTAACATTGCAGCTATCTGTAAAGGTGCAGGCATGATCAACCCTGCAATGGCAACCATGCTCTGTTTTATCATCACAGATGCCAACATCCCCAAGTCTGACATGGATGAACTGCTCACAGGGGCAACAGAGGGTTCATTTAACCGTATCTCTGTAGATGGTGATACATCGACCAATGATACGGTCATGTTACTGTCGAACAGACAAAGTGCCCATTACGACAAAGCAGCCTTTGCCGAGGCCCTTAATAAGATCATGTTTGAACTGGCCATGCTTATACTCAAAGATGGAGAAGGTGCAAACAAACTGGTGGCCTTTGAAGTCAAGGGTGCCAAGAGCGAAGAAGACGCAAAGAGAGCAAGTATGGCATTGAGTAACTCGCTTCTTGTAAAGACTGCACTCTTCGGAGAAGACCCGAACTGGGGGCGTATCGCTTCCACCATAGGTGCTTCAGGTATAGCCTGTGATGATGAAACCCTTACCATACACTATGATGACCTTCTTATCTACTCCAGTGAATGTAGAGAGTTGGATCAGGTGCGTGAAGAGAAGGCATACGAGATCATGAAACAAGAGCATTTTAAAGTCACTTGTGACATCGGCTTAGGTGATGCAAGTTATACATCATACGGCTGTGATCTGAGTTACGAATATGTAAAAATAAATGCAGAATATAGAACGTAA
- a CDS encoding YdcH family protein, which translates to MLHEYRDEIHELKQSNAHFANIFDKHNALDQQVEDAEAGRTVLTDVELETLKKEKLLLKDEAYKMILDYKKSQA; encoded by the coding sequence ATGTTACACGAATACAGAGACGAAATACACGAACTTAAACAAAGCAATGCACACTTTGCAAATATCTTTGATAAACACAATGCATTGGATCAACAAGTAGAAGATGCTGAAGCCGGTCGTACAGTTTTAACAGATGTAGAGCTTGAAACACTTAAAAAGGAAAAACTTCTTTTAAAAGACGAAGCCTATAAAATGATCTTGGACTATAAAAAATCTCAGGCATAA